Proteins encoded in a region of the Zea mays cultivar B73 chromosome 4, Zm-B73-REFERENCE-NAM-5.0, whole genome shotgun sequence genome:
- the LOC103656014 gene encoding protein STRUBBELIG-RECEPTOR FAMILY 3 isoform X3 → MYRLKYNLNLGSLGNFTSITEINLSNNNIGGSIPEDLPVTLQNIFLSDNQLTGSIPVSLSKLHSLTAIFSFTRSLNDNHLDGKLPDTFDSLTELVNLDISSNNFSGPLPPSLGSLTSLTTLHMQDNQLSGTLDVLQDLSLKDLNVENNMFSGPVPPKLLNIPNFKNDGNPFNTSIAPSTSPSSPTGSPTQTPSSSSSPSGSPSPSNAASNSSSGSTARNSNSTSSKKKKPSTLRTVGYVLLAIVLFIVLALLVVFCLSKYQERQTRRDYSMAQLGRHQRAEEPKSKQASVQSRHDAKKGLSEVPERKKPREINLAVPVAIEKPPEKRKEHVINLERTESEIFAAAPPPPPPPPPPPPPPPPPPSTPPPPSPPPRLPSPPPAEKVTVNPIVRPVKRVNTPPRTGPSTSATSFSVASLQQYTNSFQEQNLIRESRLGKVYLAELPEGKLLEVMKIDNANGRIPVDDFLELVACISDIRHPNILELVGYCAEYEQRLLVYNHFSRKTLLDVLHEGEDIDNPLSWNARLQIALHAAKALEYLHDTCEPPLVHQNFDPANVLLDNRCSVRVAECGLAELMASGSVTQLSGRMRALLNYEAPEIHDSEPFTQRSDVYSFGVVMLELLTGRKPYDSSRPRAEQHLVRWADSQLHDMKSLSEMVDPSIRGECSVILLSCFADIISRCIQPGPEFRPAMSQIVQDLARIVGASSEVSE, encoded by the exons ATGTACCGGCTCAAGTATAACCTCAAT CTAGGCAGCCTGGGGAACTTCACTTCAATAACTGAAAT AAATCTTAGCAACAACAATATCGGTGGAAGCATACCGGAAGATCTACCTGTCACACTGCAGAATAT CTTTCTCTCAGATAACCAACTAACTGGAAGCATTCCAGTGTCATTATCAAAACTCCATAGTCTAACAGCCAT ATTCTCTTTTACCAGGTCACTGAATGATAACCATCTAGATGGAAAACTACCAGATACATTTGATTCCCTCACAGAACTTGTAAATCT TGATATTTCTTCCAACAACTTCAGTGGTCCATTACCACCTTCATTGGGAAGCTTGACATCACTGACTACATT GCACATGCAGGATAATCAACTATCTGGGACCCTTGATGTCTTGCAGGATCTCTCCCTCAAAGATTT AAATGTCGAGAATAATATGTTTTCTGGACCAGTTCCTCCGAAGCTGCTCAACATACCAAACTTCAA AAATGATGGGAATCCTTTTAATACCAGCATAGCTCCCTCCACCTCACCCTCTTCACCTACAGGCTCACCAACACAAACACCATCGTCCTCTTCATCCCCTTCAGGATCTCCTTCACCATCTAATGCAGCATCAAACTCTTCTAGTGGATCTACTGCTCGAAATAGCAATTCTACGTCATCCAAGAAGAAGAAGCCTTCAACCCTCAGAACTGTTGGATATGTTCTTCTTGCTATTGTGCTATTCATAGTTCTTGCGCTACTGGTAGTATTTTGCTTGTCCAAGTATCAAGAAAGACAGACTAGACGTGATTATTCCATGGCTCAATTAGGTAGGCATCAGAGGGCTGAGGAGCCAAAAAGCAAGCAAGCTTCGGTGCAGTCTAGACATGATGCCAAAAAAG GTTTATCTGAAGTTCCTGAAAGAAAGAAACCCCGTGAAATAAATTTAGCTGTACCAG TTGCCATTGAGAAGCCTCCTGAAAAGAGAAAAGAGCATGTAATTAATTTGGAGCGAACAGAATCAGAGATCTTTGCTGCAGCgcctcctccacctccacctccacctcctccacctccacctccgccaccaccaccCTCAACACCGCCACCTCCATCTCCACCTCCACGATTGCCATCACCACCTCCTGCTGAAAAAGTAACTGTAAATCCCATTGTACGTCCAGTAAAAAGAGTTAACACTCCGCCAAGGACTGGTCCCTCGACATCTGCAACATCCTTTTCCGTGGCATCACTTCAGCAATATACAAATAGTTTTCAAGAGCAAAATTTGATAAGGGAGAGTAGATTGGGAAAAGTTTATCTGGCAGAACTTCCTGAAGGGAAA TTACTGGAAGTTATGAAGATTGATAATGCTAATGGAAGAATACCAGTAGATGACTTTCTAGAGTTGGTTGCTTGTATATCAGATATTAGACACCCTAACATTCTTGAATTAGTTGGATACTGTGCTGAGTATGAACAGAGGTTACTTGTGTATAACCACTTCAGTAGAAAAACATTACTTGATGTACTACATGAAGGGGAGGATATTGATAATCCATTATCCTGGAATGCTCGCCTCCAGATTGCTCTTCATGCAGCAAAAGCCTTAGA GTATCTCCATGACACCTGTGAACCTCCTCTAGTACACCAGAATTTTGATCCAGCCAACGTGCTTCTCGATAATAGATGTTCAGTACGTGTTGCTGAATGTGGGCTAGCAGAATTGATGGCGTCTGGTTCTGTTACACAG CTATCAGGTCGTATGCGGGCTCTACTCAATTATGAAGCACCTGAAATCCATGACTCTGAGCCTTTTACTCAGCGCAGCGACGTATATAGTTTCGGTGTGGTGATGCTAGAACTTCTTACTGGTCGTAAGCCATATGACAG CTCTCGTCCACGTGCTGAACAACATCTTGTTAGATGGGCTGATTCTCAGCTTCATGACATGAAGTCCCTGTCAGAGATGGTTGATCCATCTATCCGAGGAGAGTGTTCCGTGATACTATTGTCATGTTTTGCAGACATCATCAGTCGGTGTATTCAG CCGGGACCAGAATTCAGGCCAGCAATGTCTCAAATCGTCCAAGACCTAGCTAGGATTGTAGGTGCTAGTAGTGAGGTATCAGAGTGA
- the LOC100192621 gene encoding uncharacterized protein LOC100192621 gives MDSLLASYASSDDDADEAPPAPPPAHSPAIATSSGGGAGGFFSSLPQPKSAPAPLFSSLPAPKSTPTPLFSSLSAPKSSPAPNPTFSSIPPPKSSGGNPKRVVQYRPQPIRQPTGDSSDDEEDDPKKRRASNNEARLPPVSAGSGPVSSFLPPPKHSLGLGAGSGAGARRSAIDTAAPEKLNLGTALPSSSVANTGAPERPDTGATDDDDSEDSGSDGDMPAPELEEEHENQQAFNAATGEQQQSYDAGAGSTSGYETYAWDPNHYAQHGAYGWDPSASANYEDGTQYAAYERGQSAGYVHAHGGEHASGYDHVAAVPYGVDYTAGGYGHEVAATLPPVHEPILPPEMGRSGGKRGRNDTPVQILEVNQAELMKNRPKQDKSKLTGLAFGPSYQPAPSAKGKPSKLHKRKHQIGSLYFDMKSKEMELAERRSKGILTKAETQAKYGW, from the exons ATGGACTCTCTCCTCGCCAGCTACGCCTCTTCCGACGACGACGCTGATGAGGCCCCACCTGCTCCTCCTCCTGCTCATTCCCCCGCCATCGCCACTTCCTCCGGTGGCGGCGCAGGCGGGTTTTTCTCCTCGCTCCCGCAACCCAAGTCCGCCCCCGCACCGCTCTTCTCCTCCCTCCCGGCGCCCAAATCCACCCCCACGCCGCTCTTCTCCTCTCTCTCGGCGCCCAAATCCTCCCCCGCCCCTAACCCCACCTTCTCCTCTATCCCGCCGCCCAAGTCTTCCGGAGGAAACCCTAAGCGCGTCGTCCAGTATCGCCCGCAGCCGATCCGGCAGCCCACAGGCGACAGCTCCGACGACGAGGAGGACGATCCCAAGAAGCGCCGCGCGAGCAACAACGAGGCGCGCTTGCCGCCCGTGTCTGCTGGCTCGGGTCCCGTGTCCTCGTTCCTCCCGCCTCCGAAGCACTCGCTCGGGCTCGGCGCCGGCTCTGGCGCGGGAGCGAGGAGGTCGGCAATCGATACGGCTGCGCCAGAGAAGCTAAATCTCGGCACCGCTCTGCCTTCAAGCTCGGTTGCCAACACAGGAGCCCCGGAAAGGCCTGACACCGGCGCAACCGACGACGACGATTCGGAAGATAGTGGCAGTGATGGTGACATGCCTGCGCCGGAGCTGGAGGAGGAGCATGAAAACCAGCAGGCTTTTAATGCTGCAACCGGGGAGCAGCAGCAAAGCTATGATGCTGGAGCTGGGAGCACTAGTGGATATGAAACATATGCGTGGGATCCAAACCACTATGCGCAACACGGTGCTTATGGTTGGGATCCTAGTGCCAGTGCGAATTATGAGGATGGAACACAGTATGCCGCATATGAAAGAGGGCAAAGTGCAGGGTATGTTCATGCGCATGGAGGGGAGCATGCCAGTGGATATGACCATGTTGCGGCAGTGCCATATGGAGTAGATTATACTGCTGGAGGTTATGGTCATGAGGTAGCAGCGACATTGCCACCGGTGCATGAACCGATATTGCCACCAGAGATGGGTAGGAGTGGAGGGAAGAGAGGTAGAAATGATACGCCGGTCCAGATTTTAGAAGTAAATCAAGCAGAGCTGATGAAGAACAGACCAAAGCAGGATAAGTCTAAGCTCACGGGGTTGGCCTTCGGTCCTAGTTATCAG CCTGCACCTTCAGCAAAAGGAAAGCCATCCAAGTTGCATAAAAGGAAACATCAGATTGGTTCTCTGTACTTTGACATGAAGTCAAAGGAGATGGAGCTTGCGGAGAGGCGTTCTAAGGGCATTCTTACGAAAGCAGAAACTCAAGCAAAATATGGCTGGTGA
- the LOC103656014 gene encoding protein STRUBBELIG-RECEPTOR FAMILY 3 isoform X1, translated as MGAAPVLVLLLLVAAAALPRRASAATDAGDVSAINGLYVALGSPKLPGWSASGGDPCGESWQGVTCTGSSITSIIFNAANLGGQLGSLGNFTSITEINLSNNNIGGSIPEDLPVTLQNIFLSDNQLTGSIPVSLSKLHSLTAIFSFTRSLNDNHLDGKLPDTFDSLTELVNLDISSNNFSGPLPPSLGSLTSLTTLHMQDNQLSGTLDVLQDLSLKDLNVENNMFSGPVPPKLLNIPNFKNDGNPFNTSIAPSTSPSSPTGSPTQTPSSSSSPSGSPSPSNAASNSSSGSTARNSNSTSSKKKKPSTLRTVGYVLLAIVLFIVLALLVVFCLSKYQERQTRRDYSMAQLGRHQRAEEPKSKQASVQSRHDAKKGLSEVPERKKPREINLAVPVAIEKPPEKRKEHVINLERTESEIFAAAPPPPPPPPPPPPPPPPPPSTPPPPSPPPRLPSPPPAEKVTVNPIVRPVKRVNTPPRTGPSTSATSFSVASLQQYTNSFQEQNLIRESRLGKVYLAELPEGKLLEVMKIDNANGRIPVDDFLELVACISDIRHPNILELVGYCAEYEQRLLVYNHFSRKTLLDVLHEGEDIDNPLSWNARLQIALHAAKALEYLHDTCEPPLVHQNFDPANVLLDNRCSVRVAECGLAELMASGSVTQLSGRMRALLNYEAPEIHDSEPFTQRSDVYSFGVVMLELLTGRKPYDSSRPRAEQHLVRWADSQLHDMKSLSEMVDPSIRGECSVILLSCFADIISRCIQPGPEFRPAMSQIVQDLARIVGASSEVSE; from the exons ATGGGGGCGGCGCCGGTCCTCGTCCTGCTGCTGCTGGTCGCCGCTGCCGCATTGCCGCGGCGGGCAAGCGCGGCCACCGACGCCGGCGACG TTTCTGCTATAAATGGACTTTATGTTGCACTTGGATCACCAAAGCTACCTGGATGGTCTGCTAGTGGTGGAGATCCCTGTGGTGAGAGTTGGCAGGGTGTCACATGTACCGGCTCAAGTATAACCTCAAT AATTTTCAATGCTGCAAATTTGGGTGGACAGCTAGGCAGCCTGGGGAACTTCACTTCAATAACTGAAAT AAATCTTAGCAACAACAATATCGGTGGAAGCATACCGGAAGATCTACCTGTCACACTGCAGAATAT CTTTCTCTCAGATAACCAACTAACTGGAAGCATTCCAGTGTCATTATCAAAACTCCATAGTCTAACAGCCAT ATTCTCTTTTACCAGGTCACTGAATGATAACCATCTAGATGGAAAACTACCAGATACATTTGATTCCCTCACAGAACTTGTAAATCT TGATATTTCTTCCAACAACTTCAGTGGTCCATTACCACCTTCATTGGGAAGCTTGACATCACTGACTACATT GCACATGCAGGATAATCAACTATCTGGGACCCTTGATGTCTTGCAGGATCTCTCCCTCAAAGATTT AAATGTCGAGAATAATATGTTTTCTGGACCAGTTCCTCCGAAGCTGCTCAACATACCAAACTTCAA AAATGATGGGAATCCTTTTAATACCAGCATAGCTCCCTCCACCTCACCCTCTTCACCTACAGGCTCACCAACACAAACACCATCGTCCTCTTCATCCCCTTCAGGATCTCCTTCACCATCTAATGCAGCATCAAACTCTTCTAGTGGATCTACTGCTCGAAATAGCAATTCTACGTCATCCAAGAAGAAGAAGCCTTCAACCCTCAGAACTGTTGGATATGTTCTTCTTGCTATTGTGCTATTCATAGTTCTTGCGCTACTGGTAGTATTTTGCTTGTCCAAGTATCAAGAAAGACAGACTAGACGTGATTATTCCATGGCTCAATTAGGTAGGCATCAGAGGGCTGAGGAGCCAAAAAGCAAGCAAGCTTCGGTGCAGTCTAGACATGATGCCAAAAAAG GTTTATCTGAAGTTCCTGAAAGAAAGAAACCCCGTGAAATAAATTTAGCTGTACCAG TTGCCATTGAGAAGCCTCCTGAAAAGAGAAAAGAGCATGTAATTAATTTGGAGCGAACAGAATCAGAGATCTTTGCTGCAGCgcctcctccacctccacctccacctcctccacctccacctccgccaccaccaccCTCAACACCGCCACCTCCATCTCCACCTCCACGATTGCCATCACCACCTCCTGCTGAAAAAGTAACTGTAAATCCCATTGTACGTCCAGTAAAAAGAGTTAACACTCCGCCAAGGACTGGTCCCTCGACATCTGCAACATCCTTTTCCGTGGCATCACTTCAGCAATATACAAATAGTTTTCAAGAGCAAAATTTGATAAGGGAGAGTAGATTGGGAAAAGTTTATCTGGCAGAACTTCCTGAAGGGAAA TTACTGGAAGTTATGAAGATTGATAATGCTAATGGAAGAATACCAGTAGATGACTTTCTAGAGTTGGTTGCTTGTATATCAGATATTAGACACCCTAACATTCTTGAATTAGTTGGATACTGTGCTGAGTATGAACAGAGGTTACTTGTGTATAACCACTTCAGTAGAAAAACATTACTTGATGTACTACATGAAGGGGAGGATATTGATAATCCATTATCCTGGAATGCTCGCCTCCAGATTGCTCTTCATGCAGCAAAAGCCTTAGA GTATCTCCATGACACCTGTGAACCTCCTCTAGTACACCAGAATTTTGATCCAGCCAACGTGCTTCTCGATAATAGATGTTCAGTACGTGTTGCTGAATGTGGGCTAGCAGAATTGATGGCGTCTGGTTCTGTTACACAG CTATCAGGTCGTATGCGGGCTCTACTCAATTATGAAGCACCTGAAATCCATGACTCTGAGCCTTTTACTCAGCGCAGCGACGTATATAGTTTCGGTGTGGTGATGCTAGAACTTCTTACTGGTCGTAAGCCATATGACAG CTCTCGTCCACGTGCTGAACAACATCTTGTTAGATGGGCTGATTCTCAGCTTCATGACATGAAGTCCCTGTCAGAGATGGTTGATCCATCTATCCGAGGAGAGTGTTCCGTGATACTATTGTCATGTTTTGCAGACATCATCAGTCGGTGTATTCAG CCGGGACCAGAATTCAGGCCAGCAATGTCTCAAATCGTCCAAGACCTAGCTAGGATTGTAGGTGCTAGTAGTGAGGTATCAGAGTGA
- the LOC103656014 gene encoding protein STRUBBELIG-RECEPTOR FAMILY 3 isoform X4, producing MYRLKYNLNLGSLGNFTSITEINLSNNNIGGSIPEDLPVTLQNIFLSDNQLTGSIPVSLSKLHSLTAMSLNDNHLDGKLPDTFDSLTELVNLDISSNNFSGPLPPSLGSLTSLTTLHMQDNQLSGTLDVLQDLSLKDLNVENNMFSGPVPPKLLNIPNFKNDGNPFNTSIAPSTSPSSPTGSPTQTPSSSSSPSGSPSPSNAASNSSSGSTARNSNSTSSKKKKPSTLRTVGYVLLAIVLFIVLALLVVFCLSKYQERQTRRDYSMAQLGRHQRAEEPKSKQASVQSRHDAKKGLSEVPERKKPREINLAVPVAIEKPPEKRKEHVINLERTESEIFAAAPPPPPPPPPPPPPPPPPPSTPPPPSPPPRLPSPPPAEKVTVNPIVRPVKRVNTPPRTGPSTSATSFSVASLQQYTNSFQEQNLIRESRLGKVYLAELPEGKLLEVMKIDNANGRIPVDDFLELVACISDIRHPNILELVGYCAEYEQRLLVYNHFSRKTLLDVLHEGEDIDNPLSWNARLQIALHAAKALEYLHDTCEPPLVHQNFDPANVLLDNRCSVRVAECGLAELMASGSVTQLSGRMRALLNYEAPEIHDSEPFTQRSDVYSFGVVMLELLTGRKPYDSSRPRAEQHLVRWADSQLHDMKSLSEMVDPSIRGECSVILLSCFADIISRCIQPGPEFRPAMSQIVQDLARIVGASSEVSE from the exons ATGTACCGGCTCAAGTATAACCTCAAT CTAGGCAGCCTGGGGAACTTCACTTCAATAACTGAAAT AAATCTTAGCAACAACAATATCGGTGGAAGCATACCGGAAGATCTACCTGTCACACTGCAGAATAT CTTTCTCTCAGATAACCAACTAACTGGAAGCATTCCAGTGTCATTATCAAAACTCCATAGTCTAACAGCCAT GTCACTGAATGATAACCATCTAGATGGAAAACTACCAGATACATTTGATTCCCTCACAGAACTTGTAAATCT TGATATTTCTTCCAACAACTTCAGTGGTCCATTACCACCTTCATTGGGAAGCTTGACATCACTGACTACATT GCACATGCAGGATAATCAACTATCTGGGACCCTTGATGTCTTGCAGGATCTCTCCCTCAAAGATTT AAATGTCGAGAATAATATGTTTTCTGGACCAGTTCCTCCGAAGCTGCTCAACATACCAAACTTCAA AAATGATGGGAATCCTTTTAATACCAGCATAGCTCCCTCCACCTCACCCTCTTCACCTACAGGCTCACCAACACAAACACCATCGTCCTCTTCATCCCCTTCAGGATCTCCTTCACCATCTAATGCAGCATCAAACTCTTCTAGTGGATCTACTGCTCGAAATAGCAATTCTACGTCATCCAAGAAGAAGAAGCCTTCAACCCTCAGAACTGTTGGATATGTTCTTCTTGCTATTGTGCTATTCATAGTTCTTGCGCTACTGGTAGTATTTTGCTTGTCCAAGTATCAAGAAAGACAGACTAGACGTGATTATTCCATGGCTCAATTAGGTAGGCATCAGAGGGCTGAGGAGCCAAAAAGCAAGCAAGCTTCGGTGCAGTCTAGACATGATGCCAAAAAAG GTTTATCTGAAGTTCCTGAAAGAAAGAAACCCCGTGAAATAAATTTAGCTGTACCAG TTGCCATTGAGAAGCCTCCTGAAAAGAGAAAAGAGCATGTAATTAATTTGGAGCGAACAGAATCAGAGATCTTTGCTGCAGCgcctcctccacctccacctccacctcctccacctccacctccgccaccaccaccCTCAACACCGCCACCTCCATCTCCACCTCCACGATTGCCATCACCACCTCCTGCTGAAAAAGTAACTGTAAATCCCATTGTACGTCCAGTAAAAAGAGTTAACACTCCGCCAAGGACTGGTCCCTCGACATCTGCAACATCCTTTTCCGTGGCATCACTTCAGCAATATACAAATAGTTTTCAAGAGCAAAATTTGATAAGGGAGAGTAGATTGGGAAAAGTTTATCTGGCAGAACTTCCTGAAGGGAAA TTACTGGAAGTTATGAAGATTGATAATGCTAATGGAAGAATACCAGTAGATGACTTTCTAGAGTTGGTTGCTTGTATATCAGATATTAGACACCCTAACATTCTTGAATTAGTTGGATACTGTGCTGAGTATGAACAGAGGTTACTTGTGTATAACCACTTCAGTAGAAAAACATTACTTGATGTACTACATGAAGGGGAGGATATTGATAATCCATTATCCTGGAATGCTCGCCTCCAGATTGCTCTTCATGCAGCAAAAGCCTTAGA GTATCTCCATGACACCTGTGAACCTCCTCTAGTACACCAGAATTTTGATCCAGCCAACGTGCTTCTCGATAATAGATGTTCAGTACGTGTTGCTGAATGTGGGCTAGCAGAATTGATGGCGTCTGGTTCTGTTACACAG CTATCAGGTCGTATGCGGGCTCTACTCAATTATGAAGCACCTGAAATCCATGACTCTGAGCCTTTTACTCAGCGCAGCGACGTATATAGTTTCGGTGTGGTGATGCTAGAACTTCTTACTGGTCGTAAGCCATATGACAG CTCTCGTCCACGTGCTGAACAACATCTTGTTAGATGGGCTGATTCTCAGCTTCATGACATGAAGTCCCTGTCAGAGATGGTTGATCCATCTATCCGAGGAGAGTGTTCCGTGATACTATTGTCATGTTTTGCAGACATCATCAGTCGGTGTATTCAG CCGGGACCAGAATTCAGGCCAGCAATGTCTCAAATCGTCCAAGACCTAGCTAGGATTGTAGGTGCTAGTAGTGAGGTATCAGAGTGA
- the LOC109946110 gene encoding uncharacterized protein LOC109946110 has product MGAAGDAAAAGTRTRCELCGSAAAVHCAADSAFLCPRCDAKVHGANFLASRHVRRRLPRGGAESGASSSSGSCLSTADSAQSRAAPPPPGRGRRAEDVLEGGWARRKRVAAGPACRRRVPLRVAMAAARWSEVRAGGGAEAAVLAVAAWWMTRAARARPPAAGAPDLEEGWAECSPEFVVRQGPHPSAM; this is encoded by the coding sequence ATGGGTGCCGCTGGTGACGCCGCGGCAGCGGGCACGCGGACGCGGTGCGAGCTCTGCGGGAGCGCGGCGGCCGTGCACTGCGCCGCGGACTCGGCGTTCCTCTGCCCGCGCTGCGACGCCAAGGTGCACGGCGCCAACTTCCTGGCGTCCAGGCACGTGAGGCGCCGCCTGCCGCGCGGGGGCGCCGAGTCCGGGGCGTCCTCGTCCAGCGGCTCCTGCCTGTCCACGGCCGACTCCGCGCAGTCGagggcggcgccgccgccgccagggagagggaggagggcggAGGACGTGCTGGAGGGGGGGTGGGCCAGGAGGAAGAGGGTCGCGGCGGGGCCCGCGTGCCGTCGTCGCGTCCCGCTCCGCGTCGCGATGGCCGCCGCGCGCTGGTCGGAGGTCCGCGCCGGCGGTGGAGCGGAGGCTGCGGTGCTCGCAGTTGCGGCGTGGTGGATGACGCGCGCGGCGAGAGCGAGACCCCCGGCGGCGGGCGCTCCGGACCTGGAGGAGGGATGGGCCGAGTGCTCTCCTGAATTCGTGGTCCGGCAGGGCCCACATCCGTCTGCAATGTAG
- the LOC103656014 gene encoding protein STRUBBELIG-RECEPTOR FAMILY 3 isoform X2: MGAAPVLVLLLLVAAAALPRRASAATDAGDVSAINGLYVALGSPKLPGWSASGGDPCGESWQGVTCTGSSITSIIFNAANLGGQLGSLGNFTSITEINLSNNNIGGSIPEDLPVTLQNIFLSDNQLTGSIPVSLSKLHSLTAMSLNDNHLDGKLPDTFDSLTELVNLDISSNNFSGPLPPSLGSLTSLTTLHMQDNQLSGTLDVLQDLSLKDLNVENNMFSGPVPPKLLNIPNFKNDGNPFNTSIAPSTSPSSPTGSPTQTPSSSSSPSGSPSPSNAASNSSSGSTARNSNSTSSKKKKPSTLRTVGYVLLAIVLFIVLALLVVFCLSKYQERQTRRDYSMAQLGRHQRAEEPKSKQASVQSRHDAKKGLSEVPERKKPREINLAVPVAIEKPPEKRKEHVINLERTESEIFAAAPPPPPPPPPPPPPPPPPPSTPPPPSPPPRLPSPPPAEKVTVNPIVRPVKRVNTPPRTGPSTSATSFSVASLQQYTNSFQEQNLIRESRLGKVYLAELPEGKLLEVMKIDNANGRIPVDDFLELVACISDIRHPNILELVGYCAEYEQRLLVYNHFSRKTLLDVLHEGEDIDNPLSWNARLQIALHAAKALEYLHDTCEPPLVHQNFDPANVLLDNRCSVRVAECGLAELMASGSVTQLSGRMRALLNYEAPEIHDSEPFTQRSDVYSFGVVMLELLTGRKPYDSSRPRAEQHLVRWADSQLHDMKSLSEMVDPSIRGECSVILLSCFADIISRCIQPGPEFRPAMSQIVQDLARIVGASSEVSE, encoded by the exons ATGGGGGCGGCGCCGGTCCTCGTCCTGCTGCTGCTGGTCGCCGCTGCCGCATTGCCGCGGCGGGCAAGCGCGGCCACCGACGCCGGCGACG TTTCTGCTATAAATGGACTTTATGTTGCACTTGGATCACCAAAGCTACCTGGATGGTCTGCTAGTGGTGGAGATCCCTGTGGTGAGAGTTGGCAGGGTGTCACATGTACCGGCTCAAGTATAACCTCAAT AATTTTCAATGCTGCAAATTTGGGTGGACAGCTAGGCAGCCTGGGGAACTTCACTTCAATAACTGAAAT AAATCTTAGCAACAACAATATCGGTGGAAGCATACCGGAAGATCTACCTGTCACACTGCAGAATAT CTTTCTCTCAGATAACCAACTAACTGGAAGCATTCCAGTGTCATTATCAAAACTCCATAGTCTAACAGCCAT GTCACTGAATGATAACCATCTAGATGGAAAACTACCAGATACATTTGATTCCCTCACAGAACTTGTAAATCT TGATATTTCTTCCAACAACTTCAGTGGTCCATTACCACCTTCATTGGGAAGCTTGACATCACTGACTACATT GCACATGCAGGATAATCAACTATCTGGGACCCTTGATGTCTTGCAGGATCTCTCCCTCAAAGATTT AAATGTCGAGAATAATATGTTTTCTGGACCAGTTCCTCCGAAGCTGCTCAACATACCAAACTTCAA AAATGATGGGAATCCTTTTAATACCAGCATAGCTCCCTCCACCTCACCCTCTTCACCTACAGGCTCACCAACACAAACACCATCGTCCTCTTCATCCCCTTCAGGATCTCCTTCACCATCTAATGCAGCATCAAACTCTTCTAGTGGATCTACTGCTCGAAATAGCAATTCTACGTCATCCAAGAAGAAGAAGCCTTCAACCCTCAGAACTGTTGGATATGTTCTTCTTGCTATTGTGCTATTCATAGTTCTTGCGCTACTGGTAGTATTTTGCTTGTCCAAGTATCAAGAAAGACAGACTAGACGTGATTATTCCATGGCTCAATTAGGTAGGCATCAGAGGGCTGAGGAGCCAAAAAGCAAGCAAGCTTCGGTGCAGTCTAGACATGATGCCAAAAAAG GTTTATCTGAAGTTCCTGAAAGAAAGAAACCCCGTGAAATAAATTTAGCTGTACCAG TTGCCATTGAGAAGCCTCCTGAAAAGAGAAAAGAGCATGTAATTAATTTGGAGCGAACAGAATCAGAGATCTTTGCTGCAGCgcctcctccacctccacctccacctcctccacctccacctccgccaccaccaccCTCAACACCGCCACCTCCATCTCCACCTCCACGATTGCCATCACCACCTCCTGCTGAAAAAGTAACTGTAAATCCCATTGTACGTCCAGTAAAAAGAGTTAACACTCCGCCAAGGACTGGTCCCTCGACATCTGCAACATCCTTTTCCGTGGCATCACTTCAGCAATATACAAATAGTTTTCAAGAGCAAAATTTGATAAGGGAGAGTAGATTGGGAAAAGTTTATCTGGCAGAACTTCCTGAAGGGAAA TTACTGGAAGTTATGAAGATTGATAATGCTAATGGAAGAATACCAGTAGATGACTTTCTAGAGTTGGTTGCTTGTATATCAGATATTAGACACCCTAACATTCTTGAATTAGTTGGATACTGTGCTGAGTATGAACAGAGGTTACTTGTGTATAACCACTTCAGTAGAAAAACATTACTTGATGTACTACATGAAGGGGAGGATATTGATAATCCATTATCCTGGAATGCTCGCCTCCAGATTGCTCTTCATGCAGCAAAAGCCTTAGA GTATCTCCATGACACCTGTGAACCTCCTCTAGTACACCAGAATTTTGATCCAGCCAACGTGCTTCTCGATAATAGATGTTCAGTACGTGTTGCTGAATGTGGGCTAGCAGAATTGATGGCGTCTGGTTCTGTTACACAG CTATCAGGTCGTATGCGGGCTCTACTCAATTATGAAGCACCTGAAATCCATGACTCTGAGCCTTTTACTCAGCGCAGCGACGTATATAGTTTCGGTGTGGTGATGCTAGAACTTCTTACTGGTCGTAAGCCATATGACAG CTCTCGTCCACGTGCTGAACAACATCTTGTTAGATGGGCTGATTCTCAGCTTCATGACATGAAGTCCCTGTCAGAGATGGTTGATCCATCTATCCGAGGAGAGTGTTCCGTGATACTATTGTCATGTTTTGCAGACATCATCAGTCGGTGTATTCAG CCGGGACCAGAATTCAGGCCAGCAATGTCTCAAATCGTCCAAGACCTAGCTAGGATTGTAGGTGCTAGTAGTGAGGTATCAGAGTGA